The window CTGAGATTGTCTTTTTGTAAGTGTTTGAGGTTCATTATTAAAAAGTAAAGTTGAATGTTCCTGATCATAAGAATAATTTTTTGAAAGTCTAAGGTGAACACGTGGAGTATCATTTGAAATTTTAACTCTGTCAATACGAAGTGCCAACTCTTTTAAATGAAACGGTTTTTTTAGATAATCATAACAACCCAAGTCATAAGCACGAGATATATCCTCTATATCTACTAATGCACTAATATAAATTGCAGGTGAGTGAATTTTTAGCTCATGAATTTTTTCTAAAAAGCTAAGTCCGTCCATTCCTGGAACAGTTATATCTAAAATTAAAAGATCATACATATTATTTTTTATAGCTTCTAGTGCATCTAAACCATCAACAAAACTCTCAACCTGATGTCCTTGGGCTTCCAAAAACTCACATATTGATTCATTTAACATCACCTCATCTTCAAGTAACAATATCTTCATCTTAATCACCAATCATTTTAAATATATATGTGAAAACTGTTATATTTTCATCAGAACTTACTTTTATCTCTATACCCTCTTCATCACATATGTTTCTTACCATTTGAAGTCCGAGTCCAAATCCCTCTCTATCTTTTTCCTCTCTATAATAAGCATGAAATACTTTATCTATATCTTTAATAGCTTTTGATTTACTGGCAACTGAGAATTCAAGATTTGATCCGGATTGTTTTAATGTCACATCTATAACTTGTTCTGCTAAGGTGTATTTTATAGCATTTGTTAATGTGTTATCTACGATTCTTTGAAGTTTAGTTTTATTTATATATATATGAAGAGAGTTTTGTGGTTTTTTATAATCAAAACTCACTTTAGACATCTGGGCAACATCGTTGAAAAAACTTATACGAAAATCTAAATAATCTCCCATATCTACCATAGACTTTGGATATTCAACCTGATCTTTTTTTACAAGATAGCTGAGATCATCATATATACTGAAGATATTTTTAACGGCCACTTCAATTTTTGATAGATGTTTATCTTTTGGATGCTGCATTGTATACAATTCTATCGAGGTTAGTATTACACTAAGAGGTGTATTTGTTTCATGAACCGTATAACGCAAAAACTTTTTTTGTGCATCGAGTATCTTTTCGGAGAACTCTTTTTCTTTTCGAAGTTTTTCATTTGTTACTTGGAGATTAAGAGTCTTTTGTTTTACTTTCTCTTCCAAGTTTTGGTTTAGGTCTTTGAGTGTCTTTTTCTGCTCACTAATGGTATCTACCATATTGTTTGCATAACCAACCATTGTTTTAAAATCTTTAAAAAATATTTTGTCTGGGTCTAACATATACTCTTTGTGTGCAGTTTCTTTAAAAAAGTCCAAGAATACTTGAATATCTCTTTGTAGAATGTGGTTAAGTATTTTGTAAAGCCCTAAAACTATTGCAAATAATATAAATGCTAAAGTAGCGATTGCTATAGTATTTTTAATAAGTATACTTTTTAGTTTCTTTTGAGTCTCTTTATATTTTTCACTCTGTTCTATATTTACTTTTTCTTTTGATAAAGACATCTCTTTCAAAAGTGTTTTTTCATAGTCTAAATAGTTCTCTTCTATTAAAAGAAATGCAAAGATGATAGTAAAAATAAAAATAACAATAGTTGTAAAAATATTTGCCTGCTTGATCGTAACAATATTTTTTTTCTTCATTAAATACTCATACATCTTATTTATAAGCATATTATTTTTTAGCCTTTTAAATTAAAATTATTTATCAAAGTGTTAGTCTACTAAAAATGTGTTTAAAAAATTTAACTATAATTTCAAATATAAAAAAATTAGGATTTAAAATGTTTGGAAGACAACTTAAAAAATACGACTTATCTCAAGAAGAGATCAACAAGTTTCAATATGCAAAAATAGATACTGAAAAAGGTGTTATTTGGATTAAATTACTACCAGAAGAAGCTCCAAATACTGTAGCTAACTTTGCACACCTTGCAAATACAGGTTTTTACAATGACTTAAACTTTCACCGTGTAATCCCTGGATTTATGGCTCAGGGCGGATGTCCTCACGGTACTGGTACAGGCGGACCTGACTGGGCAATTGAGTGTGAAACTGATAAAAATGTAACTAAACACTCACGCGGTGCACTTTCAATGGCTCATGCCGGACCAAATACGGGTGGAAGTCAGTTTTTCATCACTTTTGTACCGACTCCTCATTTAGACGGTGTTCACACAGTTTTTGGTGTAATTGAAGAAGATGATGCAGATAGTTTTGCAGTTTTAGATTCAATCCAGATGCAAGACGGAATCAACTCAATCTCTGTAGTTGAGAGCAAATAAGG of the Sulfurimonas sp. genome contains:
- a CDS encoding sensor histidine kinase; translation: MKKKNIVTIKQANIFTTIVIFIFTIIFAFLLIEENYLDYEKTLLKEMSLSKEKVNIEQSEKYKETQKKLKSILIKNTIAIATLAFILFAIVLGLYKILNHILQRDIQVFLDFFKETAHKEYMLDPDKIFFKDFKTMVGYANNMVDTISEQKKTLKDLNQNLEEKVKQKTLNLQVTNEKLRKEKEFSEKILDAQKKFLRYTVHETNTPLSVILTSIELYTMQHPKDKHLSKIEVAVKNIFSIYDDLSYLVKKDQVEYPKSMVDMGDYLDFRISFFNDVAQMSKVSFDYKKPQNSLHIYINKTKLQRIVDNTLTNAIKYTLAEQVIDVTLKQSGSNLEFSVASKSKAIKDIDKVFHAYYREEKDREGFGLGLQMVRNICDEEGIEIKVSSDENITVFTYIFKMIGD
- a CDS encoding peptidylprolyl isomerase, which translates into the protein MFGRQLKKYDLSQEEINKFQYAKIDTEKGVIWIKLLPEEAPNTVANFAHLANTGFYNDLNFHRVIPGFMAQGGCPHGTGTGGPDWAIECETDKNVTKHSRGALSMAHAGPNTGGSQFFITFVPTPHLDGVHTVFGVIEEDDADSFAVLDSIQMQDGINSISVVESK
- a CDS encoding response regulator transcription factor, which gives rise to MKILLLEDEVMLNESICEFLEAQGHQVESFVDGLDALEAIKNNMYDLLILDITVPGMDGLSFLEKIHELKIHSPAIYISALVDIEDISRAYDLGCYDYLKKPFHLKELALRIDRVKISNDTPRVHLRLSKNYSYDQEHSTLLFNNEPQTLTKRQSQIIDLLARNRGLVVDFEQFTNYIWTDTFVDNATIRAEVNRLKKSLKEDVIQNIRGMGYMIEKP